The sequence below is a genomic window from Roseiconus lacunae.
CAGTCGATGCAAGGTTGTGAATCGATGATGTCGCCCGTCAGTGCGAATAGATCCGGGCGAAAACGCGTCGCCTGGGCGACGACATAGCGGGCATAGTCGGCATGAATCTCCCCGGTGAGGTGAATGTCGCTGAGATGGGCGATCCGGTAGCCGTCGAGTTTCTCGGGAAGCCCGGCGACTGGCAATTCGATTTCATCGATCGAGAGTTCGAGGAGTTGATTGAAAGGCAGACGCGATTCGAACTGAGCTTTGGGCGTCAGTAGCAGCGAACGATTGGTCGTTTTCGCGACATCGATCATTCGACTTTGGCGTTTGGCATCGGCCCACTCGAGCCCAAAAATCGGTCGCCACAACAGCCAGGGGATGCCAAAAACTCCCCAGGTCGCCAGGCAGACGCCGAAATAAGTCAGCGTCCAGGCCGAGAGTTGTCCCCAAGCTGGCTCGCCACGAATGATCGCATTCAGTGCTTCGTGCTGGGTCAGAAGAATCAACGTTGGCAGTGCAAAAGTATTGATGAAAAACGCTTTGACCCAACGTTTAATCGTCTTTCGTTGCCAGCCAAACGCGTTGACTCGGTTGTAAATGGCGACGTGCAATCCACCGTGGCCGATCAGAATCAACAGGAATAGCAGAACATTCCAAAATCCGTTCATCTGACCGCCGCGAGGTTTTTAACTCGCGACCTCTCCATGGCTGTCTAGCCCTTTGGGATACATGTAGGCCGCCAACTGAAGTGGCGTTTGTTGGCTGAGGTCATCAAGCCAATGCGAAGGAGTTTCGTGCGCTGGGGGCTCTGCTGGCAATCCCAATACCGCCGCCGCGGCCGTCGGCATTTGCAATGCTTGGCGGGAGAGAACCGAAGAGACCATGCTCATACCGGGATTATGACCGAGGACCAACACTCGGCTATGCCCTCCGTGTTCAGAGCTGATCGTCCAGAGAATCGATTCGGGAGCTGACAGGTAAAGGCTGTCGCAGTAGCGGATTTCTGGTTCGCCGGAAAACTGATCGAGCATCAATTGCAGCGTCTCCCGCGTGCGCTGGCTGGTCGAGCAGAGCACGATTTCTGGTTCGTATCCCTGGTCGGAAAGCCAACGCGCCATGCGTGGCGAATCTCGTCGGCCACGCGAATTGAGGGGGCGTTGGTGATCGGATAACCCCGGATCGCCATGCGAGCTTTTGGCGTGACGCATCAAAATTAATTGTTTGTTCAATCGACGGCCTCGCATGAAAACACAACGGATGAGACGGTGAACGGTTCGCAGGCGATGTGTAGCAGACTAGGCGTTTGTCCGCGATGGCTGATCGAATCGTGCCCGCTTGGGGGCGTCGTGACGCAACGCCGCGATCGCCTTGTCGGCGGCGCGGGTGCCACGGTCAAACGCTTCTTCCATCAAGGCGATTCCGCTGAGGTCGCTCGCACCGAAATGAATGCGTCCGAGCGATTCGGAGGCACGTTCGCGTTCGCCACCGAATAGAAATCCGGGCCGTGGTTGGATCATCGCATGTCCCCAACGCATGACATCGATACGATCGATCAGCGATTCGATGTCTGGGTGCGGGCGACTTAAATCGGAAACGATCACCGTTACCCAGTCCTCCCAGGTCAGACGCATCAGTTCGGATCGCGAGATTCGCGGGTCATCATCGGTGAGCGGTCGATACCAAGTCAG
It includes:
- a CDS encoding metallophosphoesterase; the encoded protein is MNGFWNVLLFLLILIGHGGLHVAIYNRVNAFGWQRKTIKRWVKAFFINTFALPTLILLTQHEALNAIIRGEPAWGQLSAWTLTYFGVCLATWGVFGIPWLLWRPIFGLEWADAKRQSRMIDVAKTTNRSLLLTPKAQFESRLPFNQLLELSIDEIELPVAGLPEKLDGYRIAHLSDIHLTGEIHADYARYVVAQATRFRPDLFALTGDIIDSQPCIDWLFDIFSPAQARDGCFFILGNHDTRVVDSWETRQAMDRAGWIDLGSQAAERELAGVNSLVVGNESPWFERPIVPESDAEFRLLLSHSPDQIWWARRHGFQLMLAGHTHGGQGRLPVAGPILSPSFHGSRFASGSFYKAPTTLQVSRGLGGVHLLRLNCRPELSIVTLRSQSS
- a CDS encoding SixA phosphatase family protein; this encodes MRHAKSSHGDPGLSDHQRPLNSRGRRDSPRMARWLSDQGYEPEIVLCSTSQRTRETLQLMLDQFSGEPEIRYCDSLYLSAPESILWTISSEHGGHSRVLVLGHNPGMSMVSSVLSRQALQMPTAAAAVLGLPAEPPAHETPSHWLDDLSQQTPLQLAAYMYPKGLDSHGEVAS